The following coding sequences lie in one Peribacillus frigoritolerans genomic window:
- a CDS encoding uroporphyrinogen-III synthase, whose protein sequence is MNPFQPLKDYQVLITRGKGQADGLKESIEKNGGTPLLVPLLEFTLPDHLEDVQQRLDELLTYDWIILTSQNGVDFFFKLLGNQPLKLPKIAVIGSKTEAALKRHGYKADFVPTQFVAEGFVAEFNALLDKGSRVLLAKGNLARAVIAEAINEAGASCDELIIYHTVLPQSSEKKLVQLIKNDDIDIITFTSSSTVNHFLQIMKRHELDTYIDRIIIACIGPIAAKTAEKHGLSVNVCPDIYTTDAMVAELIRFILKRSKKEEL, encoded by the coding sequence ATGAATCCCTTTCAACCTCTTAAGGATTATCAGGTATTAATCACCAGAGGGAAAGGACAGGCAGATGGTTTAAAAGAGTCGATCGAAAAAAATGGCGGAACGCCGCTTCTTGTGCCATTGCTTGAGTTCACTCTTCCTGATCATTTGGAAGATGTACAACAGCGGTTAGATGAGTTGCTTACATATGACTGGATCATTCTGACAAGTCAAAATGGGGTGGATTTCTTCTTTAAGCTTCTTGGTAACCAGCCTTTAAAGCTTCCGAAAATAGCCGTAATCGGCTCCAAAACAGAAGCGGCACTGAAACGTCATGGATATAAGGCGGATTTCGTTCCAACTCAGTTTGTTGCCGAAGGGTTCGTGGCGGAGTTCAATGCTCTGCTTGATAAAGGGTCCCGCGTGTTGCTGGCAAAAGGAAATCTCGCAAGGGCGGTTATTGCGGAGGCAATCAATGAAGCTGGTGCATCCTGTGATGAATTGATTATTTATCATACCGTGCTTCCTCAAAGCAGTGAAAAAAAACTGGTGCAGCTTATTAAGAACGATGATATCGACATCATAACCTTTACGAGTTCATCGACGGTCAATCATTTTTTACAGATCATGAAACGCCATGAATTGGATACATACATAGACCGGATCATCATCGCCTGCATCGGGCCGATTGCCGCTAAAACGGCTGAAAAACATGGGCTATCCGTCAATGTCTGTCCAGATATTTATACAACGGATGCCATGGTTGCGGAGTTAATACGCTTCATTTTGAAAAGAAGTAAAAAGGAGGAACTTTAA
- a CDS encoding LysM peptidoglycan-binding domain-containing protein, with the protein MSQENESYLRFSLEESVWFQKGQEVAELYSISLDPNVTIQESDQYVFIRGSLDLSGEYKDSQNGEEEEFSQTFLPKAVQKVERHLNGLNEFTHRFPVDITIPNNRIASLDEVDVSIQSFDYALPEHNCLKLQADLLITGIYNDSYVEERFDTEQEVGETEEQEETDGENESYIPYAAAVPPIPDFQPVFRDEEEEELYAPFSAESKRVSEVNEEEEEEPIYLSDQHSAPVFEIPVSPYPEEEEWETEVHRQEEAEAVEEEVIGDPSDPTDKVPSMEEGKLEEEPSRQDPVEKIEIPRVTLKEEVEEEVEEVVEEPSQAANHQNSPVSKETEDVIRQEEDGVAAGPILNEHVKVEQEEESNSSLSDLFKKRERPAPPAKEVKNFKGRKQAAERDDKETADHGEKQPSIMDLFGRKQEEELVRMKVCIVQQGETLDDLAQRYDVTVQSILFSNELESNQNVHEGQVIYIPKAVAYKN; encoded by the coding sequence TTGTCGCAAGAAAATGAATCGTATTTACGATTTTCTTTAGAGGAATCCGTTTGGTTCCAGAAGGGACAGGAAGTGGCTGAGCTATATTCCATTTCGCTTGATCCAAATGTGACGATTCAAGAAAGTGATCAATATGTTTTTATACGAGGCTCGTTGGATTTAAGCGGTGAATATAAAGACTCGCAAAATGGTGAAGAAGAGGAGTTTTCGCAGACCTTTTTGCCAAAAGCGGTTCAAAAGGTCGAGAGGCATCTCAATGGACTAAATGAGTTCACACACCGTTTTCCGGTTGACATAACGATTCCGAATAATCGGATTGCCTCATTGGATGAGGTCGATGTCTCGATTCAAAGCTTTGATTATGCCCTGCCAGAGCATAACTGTTTGAAATTGCAGGCGGATCTTTTGATAACCGGAATCTATAATGATTCATATGTCGAAGAACGGTTCGATACGGAGCAGGAAGTTGGGGAAACAGAGGAACAAGAAGAAACGGATGGGGAAAATGAGTCGTATATTCCTTATGCGGCAGCAGTGCCGCCGATCCCGGACTTTCAGCCTGTTTTCCGTGATGAGGAGGAAGAAGAGTTATACGCGCCCTTTTCTGCAGAGTCAAAACGAGTTTCTGAAGTAAATGAAGAAGAAGAAGAGGAACCGATTTATTTAAGCGATCAGCATAGTGCCCCAGTTTTTGAAATTCCCGTTTCACCATATCCTGAAGAGGAGGAGTGGGAAACGGAAGTGCATAGACAGGAAGAAGCTGAAGCTGTAGAGGAAGAAGTTATTGGAGATCCGTCTGACCCAACGGATAAGGTACCTTCCATGGAAGAGGGGAAACTGGAGGAAGAACCAAGCAGGCAGGATCCAGTGGAGAAGATAGAGATTCCTAGAGTGACATTGAAAGAAGAAGTAGAAGAAGAAGTAGAAGAAGTAGTAGAAGAGCCAAGTCAAGCAGCCAATCATCAAAATAGCCCTGTTTCCAAAGAAACCGAGGATGTCATACGGCAGGAGGAAGATGGCGTTGCAGCGGGTCCTATTCTAAATGAACATGTAAAGGTGGAGCAGGAAGAGGAATCCAATTCGTCCTTAAGCGATCTATTCAAAAAGAGGGAAAGACCCGCGCCTCCGGCTAAGGAGGTTAAGAATTTCAAAGGCAGGAAACAAGCCGCGGAACGTGATGATAAAGAAACGGCCGATCATGGTGAGAAGCAGCCTTCCATCATGGATTTATTCGGACGGAAACAGGAAGAAGAACTGGTAAGGATGAAAGTTTGCATTGTTCAGCAAGGGGAAACGCTTGATGATTTGGCTCAACGATATGATGTTACGGTTCAATCGATACTTTTCAGCAATGAATTGGAGTCGAATCAAAACGTTCATGAAGGGCAAGTCATCTATATACCGAAGGCGGTTGCATATAAGAATTGA
- a CDS encoding ATP-grasp domain-containing protein, whose amino-acid sequence MKPSDFHCWIVVNGYLQHDKFSSLALFIKEAAERKDITATLIRNSDLIPIIEKGVPLLKGAFDKLPDFVLFMDKDIHLARHLELLGIPVYNSSKAIDICDSKAKTHQALTGHGIPMPKTLFPPFTYEGIERVNMDAFIQIGNELGYPLIVKEAYGSFGEQVYLIQTEDELLKTIRNLGHKPFILQEFIEHSKGRDIRVNVVGNQIIAAMQRHSEQDFRANMTAGGQAAPYIPTSEEAQLAIRCAQILGADFAGVDLLFGEEGPLLCEVNSNSHLLNIYECTGINIADSMFDYILKELGKGSASDEKTSRLVDL is encoded by the coding sequence ATGAAACCTTCAGATTTCCACTGTTGGATTGTCGTTAACGGCTATTTACAGCATGATAAGTTTTCCAGTTTAGCTTTGTTCATTAAAGAGGCGGCTGAAAGGAAAGATATCACGGCAACCCTTATCCGTAATTCAGATCTCATTCCCATAATCGAAAAAGGAGTGCCACTGCTTAAAGGAGCTTTTGATAAGCTTCCTGATTTTGTTCTGTTCATGGATAAAGACATTCATTTGGCACGCCATTTGGAATTGCTCGGCATCCCCGTTTATAACAGTAGTAAAGCGATCGATATTTGCGACAGCAAAGCAAAAACACATCAAGCATTGACCGGGCATGGCATACCGATGCCGAAAACCTTATTTCCCCCTTTTACGTACGAAGGGATTGAAAGGGTCAATATGGATGCTTTTATACAAATCGGCAATGAACTTGGGTATCCACTTATCGTTAAGGAAGCATACGGTTCTTTTGGGGAACAAGTATATTTGATCCAAACAGAGGATGAGTTACTAAAGACAATCCGTAATCTTGGCCACAAACCATTTATACTCCAGGAATTCATCGAGCACAGTAAAGGTCGGGATATTCGTGTGAATGTCGTGGGCAATCAAATCATAGCAGCGATGCAACGCCATTCGGAGCAAGACTTCCGAGCTAATATGACTGCCGGAGGGCAGGCTGCTCCATATATACCCACCAGTGAAGAAGCACAACTTGCCATCCGATGTGCGCAAATTCTGGGTGCCGACTTCGCTGGCGTCGATTTGTTGTTCGGTGAAGAAGGTCCGCTTTTGTGCGAAGTGAATTCGAATTCGCATTTGCTGAATATTTATGAATGTACAGGCATCAACATCGCTGATAGCATGTTCGATTATATCTTGAAAGAATTAGGAAAAGGAAGTGCATCTGATGAAAAAACAAGCAGGCTGGTTGATTTATAA
- a CDS encoding ATP-grasp domain-containing protein translates to MKKQAGWLIYNREDALKNKGYIDWMLDEASKLDLDLHFHFREDLRIGHRFNELYVEHETQPISLPDFAIVRTIDPFFTKQLEQLGIACFNSSFVSEIANDKAKTHQYLSSLGIPMADTVYCNGRPSADDMEFPFIAKETSGRGGKQVYLIQHADDLAELNDGNWIVQKPGLFGKDIRVFVIGKKVKAAVLRESASSFKANYTLGGTASLYELSAAELALVERVMRSFDFGLVGIDFIFAEDGSLMLNEIEDVVGSRTLSALSDMNIVSEYLTFIKERISS, encoded by the coding sequence ATGAAAAAACAAGCAGGCTGGTTGATTTATAACCGTGAGGATGCCTTAAAAAACAAAGGATACATAGATTGGATGCTTGACGAAGCCAGTAAGCTTGATCTTGATTTACACTTTCACTTTCGGGAAGACCTTAGGATCGGTCATCGTTTCAACGAGTTGTACGTGGAACATGAGACGCAGCCAATTTCATTGCCAGACTTCGCTATCGTCCGGACCATCGATCCTTTTTTTACAAAGCAACTTGAGCAACTGGGGATTGCTTGCTTTAACTCCTCCTTCGTATCGGAAATCGCGAATGACAAAGCAAAGACGCATCAATATTTGTCCTCGCTTGGGATTCCAATGGCCGATACCGTATATTGTAACGGAAGGCCGAGTGCCGATGACATGGAGTTCCCTTTCATTGCTAAAGAAACAAGTGGACGCGGCGGGAAACAAGTATATCTAATACAACATGCCGATGATCTTGCCGAACTGAATGATGGAAATTGGATAGTCCAAAAACCTGGCTTATTCGGTAAAGATATCCGAGTATTTGTAATTGGAAAAAAAGTGAAGGCTGCTGTACTTAGGGAATCCGCTTCAAGTTTCAAGGCAAATTATACGCTGGGCGGAACGGCTTCACTATATGAGCTATCTGCAGCTGAATTAGCCCTTGTTGAAAGAGTAATGAGGTCGTTTGATTTCGGCCTGGTCGGTATCGATTTCATATTTGCCGAAGATGGCAGCCTCATGCTTAACGAAATCGAGGATGTCGTCGGCAGCCGGACATTGAGTGCACTAAGTGATATGAATATCGTATCGGAGTACCTTACATTCATAAAAGAAAGAATATCCTCCTAA
- a CDS encoding valine--tRNA ligase — MEENQISMPTKYDPQTIEKGRYKWWLDGKFFETTGDDKKEPYTIVIPPPNVTGKLHLGHAWDTTLQDILTRMKRMQGYDVLWLPGMDHAGIATQAKVEQKLRAEGVSRYDLGREKFVEETWKWKEEYASHIREQWSKLGLGLDYTRERFTLDEGLSKAVREVFVSLYNKGLIYRGEYIINWDPSTKTALSDIEVIYKDVQGAFYHMKYPLVDGSGEIEIATTRPETMLGDTAVAVHPEDDRYKHLIGKMVRLPITGREIPIVGDDYVDMEFGSGAVKITPAHDPNDFEIGNRHDLERILVMHEDGSMNEKAGKYEGMDRFECRKQIVKDLQEEGVLFKIEDHLHSVGHSERSGAVVEPYLSTQWFVKMQPLADASVELQKGSDEEKVHFVPDRFEKTYLHWMENIRDWCISRQLWWGHRIPAWYHKETGEVYVGHEEPADAENWEQDTDVLDTWFSSALWPFSTMGWPDKDSVDFQRYYPTGALVTGYDIIFFWVSRMIFQALEFTGERPFEDVLIHGLVRDEQGRKMSKSLGNGVDPMDVIDQYGADSLRYFLSTGSSPGQDLRYSTEKVEAVWNFSNKIWNASRFALMNMNGMAYDEIDLSGEKSVADKWILTRLNETISNVTRLADRYEFGEVGRVLYNFIWDDFCDWYIEMAKLPLYGEDEAAKKTTRSILAYVLDNTMRLLHPFMPFITEEIWQNLPHQGESITVAAWPEVNEGLTDTAAAEEMKLLVEIIRSVRNIRAEVNTPLSKKINLILKAKDESILETLQKNSSYIERFCNPEQLTIGIEVEEPAQAMTAVVTGVELILPLTGLINIDEEVKRLEKELDKLNKEVERVQKKLGNEGFVKKAPASVIEEERAKEKDYSEKRDSVIHRISELKQL; from the coding sequence ATGGAAGAAAATCAAATTTCTATGCCGACTAAATATGATCCGCAGACGATAGAGAAAGGCCGCTACAAATGGTGGCTTGATGGAAAGTTTTTCGAAACGACGGGTGATGATAAAAAAGAACCATATACGATTGTCATCCCGCCGCCTAACGTGACAGGTAAGCTTCATCTTGGCCACGCTTGGGATACGACACTTCAAGATATTTTGACACGCATGAAAAGAATGCAGGGCTATGATGTTTTATGGTTGCCGGGCATGGACCATGCCGGTATCGCCACTCAAGCGAAAGTAGAACAGAAACTTCGTGCGGAAGGCGTGAGCCGTTATGACCTAGGACGTGAAAAATTCGTAGAAGAGACATGGAAATGGAAAGAGGAATATGCGAGCCATATCCGTGAACAATGGTCAAAGCTGGGTCTTGGACTTGATTATACACGTGAACGCTTCACTCTTGATGAGGGGCTTTCAAAAGCTGTGCGCGAAGTGTTCGTTTCGCTTTATAACAAGGGCTTGATTTATCGCGGCGAATACATCATCAACTGGGATCCATCGACGAAAACGGCGTTATCCGATATCGAGGTTATTTACAAAGATGTGCAGGGCGCATTTTACCATATGAAATATCCGTTGGTTGACGGATCAGGTGAAATTGAAATTGCCACTACCCGTCCAGAAACGATGCTTGGTGATACTGCTGTTGCTGTACATCCTGAAGATGACCGTTATAAACACTTGATCGGCAAAATGGTCCGCTTGCCAATTACAGGCCGGGAAATCCCGATTGTCGGTGATGATTATGTCGATATGGAATTCGGTTCAGGCGCGGTCAAAATTACTCCGGCTCATGACCCGAATGATTTCGAAATCGGGAACCGTCACGATTTGGAGCGCATCCTTGTCATGCATGAAGATGGCTCGATGAATGAAAAGGCTGGTAAATATGAAGGCATGGACCGGTTTGAATGCCGTAAACAAATCGTCAAAGACCTTCAGGAAGAAGGAGTACTCTTCAAAATCGAAGATCACCTTCACTCAGTCGGCCATTCAGAGAGAAGCGGTGCTGTTGTTGAACCATATCTTTCGACGCAATGGTTCGTTAAAATGCAGCCGCTGGCTGATGCATCCGTTGAGCTTCAAAAAGGATCCGATGAGGAAAAAGTTCATTTCGTACCGGATCGTTTCGAAAAAACGTACCTGCATTGGATGGAAAATATCCGCGACTGGTGCATTTCCCGTCAGCTTTGGTGGGGTCACCGCATTCCAGCCTGGTACCATAAAGAAACAGGTGAAGTGTATGTAGGTCACGAAGAGCCTGCGGACGCTGAAAACTGGGAACAAGATACGGATGTTCTGGATACATGGTTCAGCTCGGCATTATGGCCGTTCTCGACTATGGGCTGGCCTGATAAGGACAGTGTCGATTTCCAACGTTACTATCCAACAGGGGCACTTGTGACAGGCTATGATATCATTTTCTTCTGGGTATCGCGGATGATTTTCCAAGCTCTTGAGTTCACGGGTGAACGACCATTTGAAGATGTGCTGATCCACGGTCTCGTTCGTGACGAACAGGGGCGCAAGATGAGTAAATCGCTTGGCAATGGTGTCGATCCGATGGATGTAATCGATCAATACGGTGCCGATTCACTGCGTTACTTCTTGTCTACTGGCAGCTCGCCAGGACAGGATCTTCGTTACAGCACGGAAAAAGTGGAAGCGGTCTGGAACTTCTCCAATAAGATTTGGAACGCATCCCGTTTTGCTTTGATGAACATGAATGGCATGGCTTATGACGAAATCGATTTAAGCGGTGAGAAGTCTGTAGCCGATAAATGGATCTTGACGCGCTTGAATGAAACGATTTCCAACGTAACCAGACTTGCGGACCGTTATGAGTTTGGTGAAGTGGGCCGTGTACTATACAACTTCATTTGGGATGACTTCTGTGACTGGTATATTGAAATGGCGAAGCTTCCGTTATATGGCGAAGACGAAGCAGCGAAGAAAACGACGCGCTCGATCTTGGCTTATGTACTGGATAACACGATGAGATTGTTACACCCGTTCATGCCTTTCATTACCGAAGAAATCTGGCAGAACCTTCCGCATCAAGGTGAGTCCATCACTGTTGCCGCTTGGCCGGAAGTGAATGAAGGATTGACAGATACAGCTGCAGCCGAGGAAATGAAGCTGCTTGTTGAAATCATCCGCTCCGTCCGTAATATCCGTGCTGAGGTGAACACACCGCTAAGCAAAAAAATCAATTTGATTTTAAAAGCGAAAGATGAGTCAATCTTAGAGACGTTACAGAAAAACAGCAGCTATATCGAGCGTTTCTGTAATCCTGAACAATTGACGATCGGAATCGAAGTCGAGGAACCTGCTCAAGCGATGACAGCTGTCGTAACTGGCGTAGAACTGATCCTTCCGCTTACAGGACTGATCAATATCGACGAAGAAGTGAAACGTCTTGAAAAAGAACTCGACAAACTTAATAAAGAAGTTGAGCGCGTACAGAAAAAATTAGGCAACGAGGGCTTCGTCAAAAAGGCGCCGGCAAGCGTCATCGAAGAAGAACGTGCCAAGGAAAAAGACTATAGCGAAAAACGCGACTCTGTAATCCACAGGATTAGCGAACTGAAACAACTGTAA
- the ysxE gene encoding spore coat protein YsxE → MRENENQQPANRNRDTETVLKEYAMYVQYIEDFGRVKKVYSDRGTFALKSMLPQNGIDFIKNVQKLYHRGYNRIVPIYQTMDQRYAVLHNGRLYYLMPWLNNEGDGERDEKHKQMFRELARMHTLSVKEIQVDIEEREAHYERTLDVWNNEKDFMDEYIVSCEKKWYMSPFEMTVCSFYTDISQALKYSIKKFETWYEKTKESEKVRTVVTHGKVSLKHFVYDERGYGYFINFENSNTAPPHFDLLPFLVKSARTYPVQCDDCVDWLYNYFRYFPLKEEELLLMQSYLAFPGSALELVKSYSDGRVHRSELDNVTQLQRQFWLLKNIEYMVMKIEEIEQQKKAAAEAAKEEQSPPS, encoded by the coding sequence GTGAGGGAAAACGAGAATCAGCAGCCTGCCAATCGGAATCGGGACACGGAAACCGTATTGAAGGAATATGCCATGTATGTACAATATATCGAGGACTTCGGGCGTGTGAAAAAAGTATACAGTGATCGCGGTACATTTGCCTTGAAATCGATGTTACCCCAGAACGGCATTGATTTTATCAAAAATGTTCAAAAACTATACCATCGCGGCTATAATCGGATCGTTCCGATTTATCAAACGATGGATCAGCGTTACGCCGTTCTGCATAATGGCCGTTTGTATTACCTGATGCCCTGGCTCAATAATGAGGGGGACGGGGAGCGCGATGAAAAACATAAGCAAATGTTCAGGGAGCTTGCTCGGATGCATACACTTTCCGTTAAGGAAATACAAGTGGATATTGAGGAAAGGGAAGCCCATTATGAGCGGACGCTTGATGTCTGGAATAACGAGAAGGACTTTATGGATGAGTATATTGTCAGCTGTGAAAAGAAGTGGTATATGTCTCCATTCGAAATGACGGTTTGTTCTTTCTACACTGATATTTCACAGGCGCTGAAGTATTCGATCAAGAAGTTTGAAACCTGGTATGAAAAAACGAAGGAAAGTGAAAAGGTTCGAACCGTGGTCACGCACGGAAAGGTTTCTTTGAAGCATTTCGTTTATGATGAGCGAGGGTATGGCTACTTCATCAATTTTGAGAATTCGAATACGGCTCCGCCGCATTTCGATTTACTGCCATTTCTCGTTAAATCGGCCAGGACCTATCCTGTCCAATGCGATGACTGCGTTGACTGGCTATATAACTATTTTCGTTATTTTCCGTTGAAGGAAGAAGAATTGCTGCTCATGCAAAGTTATCTGGCATTCCCTGGATCAGCTTTGGAATTAGTGAAGAGTTATTCCGATGGCAGGGTCCATCGTTCAGAGCTTGATAATGTTACTCAACTGCAGCGGCAATTTTGGCTTCTGAAAAATATTGAATATATGGTGATGAAAATCGAAGAGATCGAACAGCAGAAAAAAGCTGCTGCAGAGGCTGCCAAAGAAGAACAATCACCTCCAAGCTAA
- the hemB gene encoding porphobilinogen synthase, with protein sequence MKNIPFNRHRRLRASAGMRALVRETQLHKEDLIYPIFVIDGENVKNEINSMPGIHQLSMDNLGAEMDEVVSLGIKSVILFGVPFDHDKDEQGTGAFHHNGLVQEATRFIKKQYPDVIVIADTCLCEYTSHGHCGVVEGEKILNDASLDLLAKTAISQAEAGADIIAPSNMMDGFVAAIRAGLDEAGYEDIPIMSYAVKYASAFYGPFRDAANGAPQFGDRKTYQMDPANRLEAFREAESDVVEGADFLIVKPALSYMDIIRDVKNNFNLPIVSYNVSGEYSMVKAAAQNGWIDEKAIVMEMLTGLKRAGSDLIITYFSKEVARWINEDNQR encoded by the coding sequence ATGAAAAACATTCCATTCAATCGCCACCGTCGCTTGCGTGCAAGTGCTGGCATGAGGGCTTTAGTCCGTGAAACACAATTGCATAAAGAGGATTTGATCTATCCGATCTTCGTCATCGACGGAGAAAATGTGAAAAATGAGATCAACTCCATGCCAGGTATCCATCAGCTATCCATGGATAATCTGGGGGCCGAAATGGATGAAGTCGTGAGTCTGGGCATTAAATCAGTCATTTTATTCGGTGTCCCTTTCGATCATGATAAAGACGAACAGGGCACAGGGGCATTTCACCATAACGGACTTGTGCAAGAGGCAACCCGTTTTATTAAAAAACAATATCCTGATGTTATTGTCATAGCGGATACCTGCCTATGTGAGTATACAAGCCATGGCCATTGCGGGGTCGTGGAAGGGGAAAAAATCCTCAATGACGCTTCACTTGACCTTCTTGCCAAAACGGCAATCAGCCAGGCAGAGGCCGGCGCCGATATCATTGCACCTTCCAACATGATGGACGGTTTCGTTGCGGCCATCCGTGCAGGTCTGGATGAAGCGGGTTATGAAGATATTCCGATCATGTCCTATGCGGTGAAATATGCTTCGGCTTTTTACGGCCCATTCCGTGATGCCGCAAATGGTGCGCCACAATTCGGCGACAGGAAAACTTACCAAATGGATCCCGCCAATCGCCTTGAAGCATTCCGTGAAGCTGAATCCGATGTTGTTGAAGGTGCGGACTTCCTAATTGTGAAACCGGCCCTTTCCTACATGGACATCATCAGGGACGTTAAGAATAACTTTAATCTTCCTATTGTTTCCTATAATGTCAGCGGTGAATATTCAATGGTTAAGGCAGCTGCCCAAAATGGCTGGATTGATGAAAAAGCGATAGTGATGGAAATGCTGACAGGCTTGAAACGCGCAGGTTCCGACTTGATCATTACGTATTTTTCAAAAGAGGTAGCACGCTGGATAAACGAAGATAATCAAAGATAA
- the hemL gene encoding glutamate-1-semialdehyde 2,1-aminomutase: MRSYEKSKKAFAEAKNLMPGGVNSPVRAFKSVDMDPIFMERGKGSKMYDIDGNEYIDYVLSWGPLILGHTNDRVVESLKKVAESGTSFGASTLIENELAKLVIERVPSIEMIRMVSSGTEATMSALRLARGITGRDKILKFEGSYHGHGDSLLIKAGSGVATLGLPDSPGVPEGIAKNTITVAYNDLAATKYAFEQFGEDIACIIVEPVAGNMGVVPPQPGFLEGLREVTTQYGALLIFDEVMTGFRVGYNCAQGYFDIVPDLTCLGKVIGGGLPVGAFGGKREFMEQIAPSGTIYQAGTLSGNPLAMTAGLETLSQLTPESYDEFTRKGDMLEKGIGEAAEKYGVPHTFNRAGSMIGLFFTNEEVVNYDTAKTSDLEFFASYYREMANQGIYLPPSQFEGLFLSTAHSDEDIEKTITAAEQAFAKLKK; encoded by the coding sequence ATGCGGTCATATGAAAAATCGAAAAAAGCGTTTGCCGAAGCAAAAAATTTGATGCCAGGCGGCGTGAACAGCCCGGTGCGCGCCTTCAAATCTGTGGACATGGACCCCATATTCATGGAGCGTGGAAAAGGCTCAAAAATGTATGATATCGATGGAAATGAATATATCGACTATGTTCTTTCATGGGGACCGCTTATCCTGGGTCACACGAATGACCGTGTCGTGGAATCATTGAAAAAGGTAGCGGAGTCAGGTACAAGCTTTGGAGCCTCGACGCTGATTGAGAATGAACTGGCCAAGTTGGTTATTGAACGAGTGCCTTCGATTGAAATGATCCGTATGGTATCTTCAGGTACCGAAGCGACGATGAGTGCACTAAGGCTGGCACGAGGCATTACAGGCCGTGATAAAATCCTGAAATTCGAAGGCTCCTATCATGGCCATGGCGATTCCTTGCTGATCAAGGCGGGTTCCGGCGTTGCGACATTAGGTTTACCGGATAGCCCGGGAGTACCGGAAGGCATCGCAAAAAATACGATTACCGTAGCATATAATGATCTAGCTGCGACCAAATACGCATTTGAACAATTTGGCGAAGACATTGCCTGTATCATCGTAGAACCTGTTGCAGGGAACATGGGTGTGGTTCCGCCACAACCTGGTTTCCTCGAAGGCTTACGTGAAGTGACGACCCAATACGGGGCTCTATTGATCTTTGACGAAGTTATGACAGGGTTCCGTGTCGGCTATAATTGTGCACAAGGCTATTTTGACATCGTACCTGACCTGACTTGCCTTGGGAAAGTTATTGGCGGCGGCTTGCCTGTAGGAGCATTCGGAGGCAAGCGAGAATTCATGGAACAAATTGCCCCGAGTGGGACAATCTATCAAGCGGGAACATTGTCGGGTAACCCTCTTGCCATGACGGCCGGCCTTGAAACGCTGAGCCAATTGACTCCAGAATCTTATGATGAGTTCACCCGAAAAGGGGACATGCTCGAAAAAGGTATTGGGGAAGCAGCGGAAAAGTACGGAGTTCCCCATACATTCAACCGTGCCGGTTCCATGATTGGACTTTTCTTTACGAATGAAGAAGTCGTAAACTATGATACAGCAAAAACATCCGATTTAGAGTTCTTTGCTTCTTACTATAGGGAAATGGCGAATCAAGGCATCTACTTGCCGCCGTCACAGTTTGAAGGTTTATTTCTTTCCACTGCACATAGTGATGAAGATATCGAAAAGACCATTACAGCGGCAGAACAGGCTTTTGCAAAATTAAAAAAATGA